aaggaataaaaacttcagaaatttgactttgtaaaattttgtttgaaGTTTTTCATTGAAATTGTGTTGGGGCTTCATGTAAATCAGAGAAAAGCTGTTTGTGTGAGGGTTCCCTAATAAGTTTAGGGTTAGTCTTACAAAGTTCAACTAGTGACTGAAACGGGGGGTTAGCATCGTGTGGTCAGAAATATTAACATTGTATTTGTAATTATTgtcacaaatatattttgatcaAGCTATCAGACATAGCAGTTTTAAAACGCAACAATGTAGCATTTCTTGAAAGATGAAagtttttctagtttttcagTTCAGAAGTGTTTTTCATGCCACATTGCTGTATTATATCTGTCATCTGACTAATCCGCAGATATTTCATGTGGGATTCctgacattttttcatttttgttctgcAATGTGCTCAACCAGCCTCAGAGCCTTTAATGAGAATGAGAGGCTTTAATGATGTTAAATAGCACATGCCTCCTTTTGCAGGTGGTTAAACCCTTCTGATCCTCAGATCTACATTGGagactcaaataaaaaaatgcatgtttggAAAAACCCTCAAAAACATCTTTCAATCTAATTGAAAGAACTTTAATGTAGACCAGTggtttaacaaagaaaaacagaaacatcagtaaAGCTTGATAACCATGACTAGCTCATGTATTGTGGTAATCCTAttcaacacaaacatttatattagtcaattttatgtctgtttttcctcttgCAGTTTGAGAACCCATATTTTGGTAAACTATTCCACCCTTGATCTGTGGTTTTTAAaccatatacagtacagaccaaaggtttggacacagtTGTGTGTCAGAACCATGCTCTGTACTGTATATGCCTGATCTGATTTCTGAGTCAAGATTTTAGACTaacaatgtgttttgtttgtgtttatgttctCTCCACCAGAAGCAAACTTTTTCAAGAGGCTTTAACTCAACAGAGGGAGGAACATGACCTAATTTGAGATTAATAAGACAACTGGGTGCAGTCAAATTAGTGGTAGTTCCCCAAGTTCCCCCCTCCACCCACAAGACGGACAGATGCATCACTGTACGTTCTTATACGTACAATTTACAAGCCCTGCCTTTCCCTTCCTGCCTTTTACCCCAACCCTTCATGGATTCTTACAGCTTGCACTTTGAGAGAATGAGCAACGTGGACCTGCATCCTCTTAGCCTGTCTGTAAGCCGGCTTTCGCCAGCCAAGTCCAACAACAGTATTGCTGACCATCTAAGCCACCACCAGCACGGCAAAGGGGATTCTGCATACAGCTCCTTCTCTGGTGGGTCCACTGCCCCAGACTACCCATCTCCCTTCCTCCCTGATGACCTACAGTCCAGCTCATTCAGCCACTATGCTGACCTTAAATATGTAAAGTCTATTTACCATCCAACCCAATTTCTGCAGTCTGACTCAAAGACCATGGATCAGCTCTACCGCTCTGTCGAAGCCATCTCACAGCAGTATCACAAAAACTCTGATTTGAACTACCATAGCCTCAATGGCAATGAGAGTTTGCACACCAACAACAGTGCACACCCTAAAAAAGAGGTGCAGTCGGGGACTCTATCCCAAAGTGGTCAGGCCCCACCGGTACCATTACGCCTAGATAGTTTTATAGCCACTAAAAACTTGGAGAACAGCAGGGCTCGCCTCCATGGTACTGAATTTAAACCCCTCCCCCAACAACCTCAACAACAGATTCGACTCCATGGCCAACCATATTCTCAGAGCCTAAATTCCCCAAGGTCAGAGACAGCGATCCTAGATAAGAGCAGCTCAAACCTGAGTTCTGAACCATTGTACTCTGTTTGGAGAGGCTCTCACGAGATGCAGCAGGTCCAGCATCCACCAAGCTACCAGCTCCACCTCCAACTTCACAACCAGACAAGGGTGAACCCAGAAAACCCTTCCATTGTGGACAGCAATGCTGCCTCTGAGCTCCACAGCCAATCACCACCTCACCGTAGAAACCAGCCTGAACATCTGACACCCAAACAGACTTCTGGCATGACTGGCTGTAATGGAGACCATCAGATTAAATCTGGTGGTTATTTTCAAAGTGAGCGCAAAAGGGCACACTCAGCTCAGGAAGTGCATGGTTCTTCAGAACTGCAGCGAGCCGACAGTCCCCGGAACGGCAGCCAGAATTGTCTAAGCAGCAGCATTCACCACAAGGGCCAGTTCTACTTTGTCACAGGGGTGTACAAACCATCTGAACTTGCTGTGAGGACACATTCTGCAGCCATAAGTGGTACAGAATTTGTAAGGGAGGTCTCGGCTGTGTTAGAAACCCACCATCGAGACAAACCGCAATCCCACAGCTCTATAGATAATTTTTTCAGACCTTTCTATGAGAGTTCGCACACGTCCAGTGGTATGATTCCAGAAGACGAGGAGGTTTTCACTCCTGTGGATCAGGGAATGGTCCAGATGTCCAAGAGCCTGGACCAGGAGAATTACACCCCACcccacattttaaatgtcctgGACGAAAGTCGTGAGATTGGCCGCCACACAGCAAGCAACCCAATATTCTACTGCGGACCTGATGGAAAGAGCCCACCACAGTCAGCCACTCATCAAAATGACGTCAATTTGGTGATGGGCAACAAGTCGAGAAACTACAGCAGAAGAGAAGATCATACCAACAGAGGGAAGCAGCACCCTTTGGAAGACCTTGCTAGTGAGAGGATAAACAAAGAGACAACACCACTGCTGTATCACCTAACTGGAGCCAGTCGAACAGCAATGCAGCCCAATCCAGATCCTGGATTCagtggaaggaaggaaggtgTCCTTAATAAATCCGTCCAGGAAGAGGTAGCAGTAAATAATAATGAGACACCTGCACAAGGTGACGCTAGCAGGAACCACAGAGGAGATGTTCTGTCTGCTGCTTGCGGCACCCTGGatgattcttttaaaaagtactacAAAGAGAAACTTAAGGATGCCCAGTGCAGAGTCTTGAGTAAGACGTCATTTAAGAGGCGAGACCTGCAGCTGCCTTTTCCACATTGTTTGACTCAAAACTCTGAGTGTGGGCCTGCAGTGATTCACTCATTTTCCTCATCACAAGACTCTGAGATATCAACAGACACACTTACTCCATCTTTGACATCCCAGGACACAGAGAAAGGCAGCATAACAGAGGTCGGGGACATTCAGAAGGAAATTGAAAAATCGTTTGAGAGGAAAAACATGCGGTTAGCAAATGTGGCTCAGCCTCAAGTGGCGCGTATCGGAGGCAGAAAAAGACTGACCccagagcagaagaagatgtGCTTCTCCGAGCCAGAGAAACTCAACGAGCTCGGCAGCACGCCCAAACACTCGGTTTGCTGCTCATTTGGGAATGAGAGTGAAGGATTGTTTGCAGCTGTGTTTGAAGTTGAGGACGCGACGCAGAAAGCGGAGCAGGGACTGGTCGCAGCACGGAGGGAGATGTTTGAGTCAAGAGGTCGAGCTCTGTCTGTCTCAAGCGCATCAAAGACTAACCTAAAGCATGTTCAGCATCAGGCCCTCGTGGAATACATGGAACGAAAGACGGGCCAGAAGGTGACTGAGCCGCAGCACCCAGCATCTCATTCACCAACTCCATCCAGACAAAGACATTCTCTCGGTGAGAAACCATTTGACTGGAATCCTCGCCCACAATCGTGGAATCAtgagaaacacacaaagaagaaacaCCATAGACCCCACTCTGCTGGGCGTATTCTTGATTCACCCAGTAGCTCCATCAGGTACCAAATAATCACACATTAGGAGAGCTTGACTGTTTCTACCTTGATACTCAGATAAATTCAAGATTATGTTTTAATCTCCCAAAATAGGTATGCCCAGTTCTTTTCTGCCCAGTCCTGCTCAGGCCACTATCCTGGCCACCAAAACTCTTCCAGACTGAGGGAGAGTCATGGTCCACCTCAGGGAAAATCTGCATCTGCAGAGAGTCTGTTGGACCAGCGGGAGTCAGCCAGTTTCCTCAGGAACAGATCCACATCCACACCACATACATTTCAGGTACATCACTAATAGATTTACTCatcactttctttattttgtttctactcTTAAACTAAATGTATCTTctcaaaaagataaaactggCAAAATGCACatgtttctgttgtattttcCATTGGGACAGCAGGCACATGACAAAGAAGAGAATCCAGAACCAGTCAGCACCATGGAAACCCAGAGGTATGTACCAGTGGCAACAAAAAGGgacattttaattggtttttaGGTCAGGAGAGTATTAGGTCAATGATGTGTTCACCAAGCATAAATCTCATCTTAATTCATTGTGGCACCTACAACGTTAACACCCACCCACTCCAATGAACAACATTCTTTTGAAAAGATTTACACAAGCACCATAAACCAGGAATAAAAGAGCTGCTGTACAGAGGAAAACCATTTAGAGGATGCAAAAGATATGAGACTGGGCCAGTGGTTATTCTTTCAGCATGACAACATCAATTAAAATACGGCCACAATGGAACCATTTAGATCACAGGATAATCATGTGCTACAATGGCCCAGTTAAAGCCCAGATGTAAATCCTATTGAGAAACTCAAATCTCCACCTTTCCATAGCTTGATTTGAgttctttccttctgttttattctgaattttattttcaatttcagtTGCTGGAAGAATGAAGCAGAACAACCATCAGAGAAACGAGTTGCTGAAGGCCAGCAGCATTCTCGGAAGGTGGGGCAGAGGGGAAAGTCCATGGAGGAGCTTGGGGCATCGAAGATAACTAAAGTATCGACCCTGAGCAAAAGCTCAGAGCACCTGGATCA
This window of the Gambusia affinis linkage group LG15, SWU_Gaff_1.0, whole genome shotgun sequence genome carries:
- the shroom1 gene encoding protein Shroom1 isoform X3 — protein: MDSYSLHFERMSNVDLHPLSLSVSRLSPAKSNNSIADHLSHHQHGKGDSAYSSFSGGSTAPDYPSPFLPDDLQSSSFSHYADLKYVKSIYHPTQFLQSDSKTMDQLYRSVEAISQQYHKNSDLNYHSLNGNESLHTNNSAHPKKEVQSGTLSQSGQAPPVPLRLDSFIATKNLENSRARLHGTEFKPLPQQPQQQIRLHGQPYSQSLNSPRSETAILDKSSSNLSSEPLYSVWRGSHEMQQVQHPPSYQLHLQLHNQTRVNPENPSIVDSNAASELHSQSPPHRRNQPEHLTPKQTSGMTGCNGDHQIKSGGYFQSERKRAHSAQEVHGSSELQRADSPRNGSQNCLSSSIHHKGQFYFVTGVYKPSELAVRTHSAAISGTEFVREVSAVLETHHRDKPQSHSSIDNFFRPFYESSHTSSGMIPEDEEVFTPVDQGMVQMSKSLDQENYTPPHILNVLDESREIGRHTASNPIFYCGPDGKSPPQSATHQNDVNLVMGNKSRNYSRREDHTNRGKQHPLEDLASERINKETTPLLYHLTGASRTAMQPNPDPGFSGRKEGVLNKSVQEEVAVNNNETPAQGDASRNHRGDVLSAACGTLDDSFKKYYKEKLKDAQCRVLSKTSFKRRDLQLPFPHCLTQNSECGPAVIHSFSSSQDSEISTDTLTPSLTSQDTEKGSITEVGDIQKEIEKSFERKNMRLANVAQPQVARIGGRKRLTPEQKKMCFSEPEKLNELGSTPKHSVCCSFGNESEGLFAAVFEVEDATQKAEQGLVAARREMFESRGRALSVSSASKTNLKHVQHQALVEYMERKTGQKVTEPQHPASHSPTPSRQRHSLGEKPFDWNPRPQSWNHEKHTKKKHHRPHSAGRILDSPSSSIRYAQFFSAQSCSGHYPGHQNSSRLRESHGPPQGKSASAESLLDQRESASFLRNRSTSTPHTFQAHDKEENPEPVSTMETQSCWKNEAEQPSEKRVAEGQQHSRKVGQRGKSMEELGASKITKVSTLSKSSEHLDQLRRNSAEPAGRSRNDRSISHFAEDRDARRQETRKEVEFVGQNNSQGQNQQQTQKHLPQKQSSEQREDATGETGSAGSVSPVSSGEPSETFSNPPSPKGQKISEWEIKSTCSTPTQTKRPCESTPVSSRSGTSPRLEREQTADESGGEANHEVTLSCGVTTDPSLWILPPEEELKEDLRNSFQTNIVSDERGNSISMKQTSNSSVSPSTSASKAEVSHQADKQKEPDLEAETVGQKEETKKTEMPEGETEMSAKKPKWEELVKAVVTADQSLARVLCPLASRKTALMLMEQLLSEDTLLMEEHYKKKQEQKGAGESNEASKGAEPSECPPDSDGEKSQCTDEQSQADITEMKRLLVSYINEHLRSLEESRGALQTEVEENTALGEEMKLLVGERCLPVELERYNLFIGDLERVVNLLLCLSARLARVQNALSVVDQHTDAEEKESLDSRHRLLCKQREDAKDLKDNLDRRENLVSTFLSRQLSAEQLQDYRRFVQTKASLLIRQKDLEEKQRLGEEQLEALSNSLNM
- the shroom1 gene encoding protein Shroom1 isoform X2, whose protein sequence is MDSYSLHFERMSNVDLHPLSLSVSRLSPAKSNNSIADHLSHHQHGKGDSAYSSFSGGSTAPDYPSPFLPDDLQSSSFSHYADLKYVKSIYHPTQFLQSDSKTMDQLYRSVEAISQQYHKNSDLNYHSLNGNESLHTNNSAHPKKEVQSGTLSQSGQAPPVPLRLDSFIATKNLENSRARLHGTEFKPLPQQPQQQIRLHGQPYSQSLNSPRSETAILDKSSSNLSSEPLYSVWRGSHEMQQVQHPPSYQLHLQLHNQTRVNPENPSIVDSNAASELHSQSPPHRRNQPEHLTPKQTSGMTGCNGDHQIKSGGYFQSERKRAHSAQEVHGSSELQRADSPRNGSQNCLSSSIHHKGQFYFVTGVYKPSELAVRTHSAAISGTEFVREVSAVLETHHRDKPQSHSSIDNFFRPFYESSHTSSGMIPEDEEVFTPVDQGMVQMSKSLDQENYTPPHILNVLDESREIGRHTASNPIFYCGPDGKSPPQSATHQNDVNLVMGNKSRNYSRREDHTNRGKQHPLEDLASERINKETTPLLYHLTGASRTAMQPNPDPGFSGRKEGVLNKSVQEEVAVNNNETPAQGDASRNHRGDVLSAACGTLDDSFKKYYKEKLKDAQCRVLSKTSFKRRDLQLPFPHCLTQNSECGPAVIHSFSSSQDSEISTDTLTPSLTSQDTEKGSITEVGDIQKEIEKSFERKNMRLANVAQPQVARIGGRKRLTPEQKKMCFSEPEKLNELGSTPKHSVCCSFGNESEGLFAAVFEVEDATQKAEQGLVAARREMFESRGRALSVSSASKTNLKHVQHQALVEYMERKTGQKVTEPQHPASHSPTPSRQRHSLGEKPFDWNPRPQSWNHEKHTKKKHHRPHSAGRILDSPSSSIRYAQFFSAQSCSGHYPGHQNSSRLRESHGPPQGKSASAESLLDQRESASFLRNRSTSTPHTFQQAHDKEENPEPVSTMETQSCWKNEAEQPSEKRVAEGQQHSRKVGQRGKSMEELGASKITKVSTLSKSSEHLDQLRRNSAEPAGRSRNDRSISHFAEDRDARRQETRKEVEFVGQNNSQGQNQQQTQKHLPQKQSSEQREDATGETGSAGSVSPVSSGEPSETFSNPPSPKGQKISEWEIKSTCSTPTQTKRPCESTPVSRSGTSPRLEREQTADESGGEANHEVTLSCGVTTDPSLWILPPEEELKEDLRNSFQTNIVSDERGNSISMKQTSNSSVSPSTSASKAEVSHQADKQKEPDLEAETVGQKEETKKTEMPEGETEMSAKKPKWEELVKAVVTADQSLARVLCPLASRKTALMLMEQLLSEDTLLMEEHYKKKQEQKGAGESNEASKGAEPSECPPDSDGEKSQCTDEQSQADITEMKRLLVSYINEHLRSLEESRGALQTEVEENTALGEEMKLLVGERCLPVELERYNLFIGDLERVVNLLLCLSARLARVQNALSVVDQHTDAEEKESLDSRHRLLCKQREDAKDLKDNLDRRENLVSTFLSRQLSAEQLQDYRRFVQTKASLLIRQKDLEEKQRLGEEQLEALSNSLNM
- the shroom1 gene encoding protein Shroom1 isoform X1 encodes the protein MDSYSLHFERMSNVDLHPLSLSVSRLSPAKSNNSIADHLSHHQHGKGDSAYSSFSGGSTAPDYPSPFLPDDLQSSSFSHYADLKYVKSIYHPTQFLQSDSKTMDQLYRSVEAISQQYHKNSDLNYHSLNGNESLHTNNSAHPKKEVQSGTLSQSGQAPPVPLRLDSFIATKNLENSRARLHGTEFKPLPQQPQQQIRLHGQPYSQSLNSPRSETAILDKSSSNLSSEPLYSVWRGSHEMQQVQHPPSYQLHLQLHNQTRVNPENPSIVDSNAASELHSQSPPHRRNQPEHLTPKQTSGMTGCNGDHQIKSGGYFQSERKRAHSAQEVHGSSELQRADSPRNGSQNCLSSSIHHKGQFYFVTGVYKPSELAVRTHSAAISGTEFVREVSAVLETHHRDKPQSHSSIDNFFRPFYESSHTSSGMIPEDEEVFTPVDQGMVQMSKSLDQENYTPPHILNVLDESREIGRHTASNPIFYCGPDGKSPPQSATHQNDVNLVMGNKSRNYSRREDHTNRGKQHPLEDLASERINKETTPLLYHLTGASRTAMQPNPDPGFSGRKEGVLNKSVQEEVAVNNNETPAQGDASRNHRGDVLSAACGTLDDSFKKYYKEKLKDAQCRVLSKTSFKRRDLQLPFPHCLTQNSECGPAVIHSFSSSQDSEISTDTLTPSLTSQDTEKGSITEVGDIQKEIEKSFERKNMRLANVAQPQVARIGGRKRLTPEQKKMCFSEPEKLNELGSTPKHSVCCSFGNESEGLFAAVFEVEDATQKAEQGLVAARREMFESRGRALSVSSASKTNLKHVQHQALVEYMERKTGQKVTEPQHPASHSPTPSRQRHSLGEKPFDWNPRPQSWNHEKHTKKKHHRPHSAGRILDSPSSSIRYAQFFSAQSCSGHYPGHQNSSRLRESHGPPQGKSASAESLLDQRESASFLRNRSTSTPHTFQQAHDKEENPEPVSTMETQSCWKNEAEQPSEKRVAEGQQHSRKVGQRGKSMEELGASKITKVSTLSKSSEHLDQLRRNSAEPAGRSRNDRSISHFAEDRDARRQETRKEVEFVGQNNSQGQNQQQTQKHLPQKQSSEQREDATGETGSAGSVSPVSSGEPSETFSNPPSPKGQKISEWEIKSTCSTPTQTKRPCESTPVSSRSGTSPRLEREQTADESGGEANHEVTLSCGVTTDPSLWILPPEEELKEDLRNSFQTNIVSDERGNSISMKQTSNSSVSPSTSASKAEVSHQADKQKEPDLEAETVGQKEETKKTEMPEGETEMSAKKPKWEELVKAVVTADQSLARVLCPLASRKTALMLMEQLLSEDTLLMEEHYKKKQEQKGAGESNEASKGAEPSECPPDSDGEKSQCTDEQSQADITEMKRLLVSYINEHLRSLEESRGALQTEVEENTALGEEMKLLVGERCLPVELERYNLFIGDLERVVNLLLCLSARLARVQNALSVVDQHTDAEEKESLDSRHRLLCKQREDAKDLKDNLDRRENLVSTFLSRQLSAEQLQDYRRFVQTKASLLIRQKDLEEKQRLGEEQLEALSNSLNM